The Mucilaginibacter gracilis genomic interval CAATAGCCCCTTTGCCTTGCTGCCCCAATTTAACCTTAACACGGGTACCAAACCTCGAAGCCAAATCGTCTTCTATTTTTTGTACCTGGAAGGGTAAACCGGCCGGCTTTTTTACATCCTTTTTTTGTGGTGCATTTTGCAGATCGCGCGCCAGCTCTTCAACCCTGCGTACCGATAGGCCGCCTTGTAAAATTTGCTGATGCAAAAACAACTGGTTAACCGGGTCGCTAATGGTAATGAGTGCTTTGGCATGGCCCATTGTAATTTGCCCATCGCGTATAGATGCCTGTATAGCTGGTGGTAATTTTAGTAAGCGCAAATAGTTTGTAACCGTCGATCGGTTTTTGCTTACCCGTTCGCCCAGTTCATCCTGCCGCAGGTTACACTCCTCAATCATCCGTTGAAAGCTTAATGCAACCTCAATGGCATTTAAGTTTTCGCGCTGTATGTTTTCTATGAGTGCCATTTCCAGCATTTGCTGGTCGTTGGCAAGGCGTATATAGGCGGGTATTTGTGTTAAACCTGCCAATTTGGAAGCACGCAAACGGCGCTCGCCCGATATTAACTGGTAAGCATTGGAGCTAACCTTGCGTATGGTAATAGGCTGTATTAATCCTTGCAATTTGATCGAATCGGCAAGCTCGGCCAGGGCCTGCTCA includes:
- a CDS encoding ParB/RepB/Spo0J family partition protein produces the protein MSVEKRKALGRGLSALLNDSADVVPNTRPTADNSNNNNNRDSVSSSPQVNDMGSVNEIRISEIEVNPYQPRTEFDEQALAELADSIKLQGLIQPITIRKVSSNAYQLISGERRLRASKLAGLTQIPAYIRLANDQQMLEMALIENIQRENLNAIEVALSFQRMIEECNLRQDELGERVSKNRSTVTNYLRLLKLPPAIQASIRDGQITMGHAKALITISDPVNQLFLHQQILQGGLSVRRVEELARDLQNAPQKKDVKKPAGLPFQVQKIEDDLASRFGTRVKVKLGQQGKGAIEIPFLSENDLGRILEMLDW